ATTGCTATTCTTTGAAAATTTAAGGGATATGGGAATTCCAATTACCTTTATTTTTTCTTCTTCTATTTCCATTTTTAAAAGAAGCTCTTTTGTGCTTTTGTGTGGCACAATAAAAAGATCAACATTGCCTTTTATCCCTATTGGATGGCAATCAAAGTCTGTTGCAATTGATATAATTTTGAAATTTCTATTTTTTATTCTTGAAATGCCAGATGTAATGAATGGATGGGTTGAACAGACACAATCAGGTTTTTCCGCCCCAATTATCCTTAATACCTCATTTTTTATTCCTTTATCAATATACCCTGTATTAGAGTAGAATATTTTTTGCTTATAAAGAAGGCTCCAAAGCCATCGAGCATGCCTTGCCATCCATAGATATGAAAAATTGATAAACCAGCCAAGAATTGTATTTTCAAGGAGAATATAGGATTTTGCAGAATTTCCATCTAATGTATTTATTGCGCTGCAAATTGCCTCTCCTGCCTTAATATGCCCCATCCCAGCCCTAATAGAAAAAACAATTACCTTCATAACTAAAAACTCAAAATTATTCTAAAACCCCCTATACAACCCAACCCTCTTTGCTTCACTTATTGCCTTTTGGTATTCATCATATTTTATTGTTCTTGCTATTTTTGGAAACCTATTTGCCTGATATAATGGTCTGTATTGGTCCATAATGTTTATATAGGTATCCTTTGACAAAGAAGCAATAAATTCAAGGATATTGTGTGTTCCTGCCTCATTATTTGGAAGAACAAGATGGCGGATAAGAAGCCCTTTTTTTGCAATTTCCTTTTCTACAATAAGGTCTCCTACTTGATTGTGCATCTCCTTTATTGCGCTCTTTGAAACCTCAAAATAATCGGGTGCATTTGAATAAACAGAAGCAGGTTCTCTTTCTGAATACTTCATATCAGGCATATAGATGTCTATTATTCCACAAAGGAATTTTAATGTTTCAACCCTCTCATATCCACTTGAGTTATAAACTATTGGTATAGAAAGACCATTTTTAGAGGCAAGATATATAGCAGAAACAATTTGTGGAACATAGTGTGTTGGTGTTACAAGATTTATATTATGACACCCTATTTTTTGTAAGAAAATCATTTTAAGAGCAAGTTCATTCTCTGTTATCTCTTTTCCATATCCAAAATGGCTTATTTCATAATTCTGGCAAAATATACACCTTAAGCTACAATGGGAAAAAAATATTGTTCCAGAGCCATTTTCTCCAACAAGCTCATCTTCTTCTCCAAAATGTGGGCTTACAGATGAAACAATGAGATCCTTTGGTGCCTTACAATACCCAATTTCTCCCTTTATTCTATTAACCCTGCACTTCCTTGGACAAAGCCTGCATTCCTTAAGGATTTCATAAAGGGCATCTTTTTTCCTTAAAAAATCATCGTCAGAAAGATTAAGGTAGGCTGGAAGAAGGTGTTCCAATTTTAGTAAGATTGCCTATCCTCTCTTTTGCATATTTCTTTAAATAATCATCCTTTAGCTCAAGCATTTTATAGTATTCTATTGCCTTCTTGAGGTCTCCCTTTTCCTCCTCAATATTTGCAAGGTTAGCCAGGCTAGATGAAGAAATAACATTATTTTTATTTTTTAAAAGGGGTTTGAGGGTTTCTGTTGCTGTTGCATAGCCCTTTTGTCCCTTCTCTGATGCACCTTTGTAAAGCATAGCAATATCAGAAAGGCCTCCTCCTTTATGCTTTGAAATAAAGGATTGAAATTGTCCCATCCCACTTGCAAGCCTTGCATCATCTTCTGAATAATGGTAAGAGAATATAGCATGAGAAAGTTCCTCACCTGGTGTATTTATTGCCCTTTTTATAAGGAAGTTTAGGGCTAGTAAAAGAAGAATGGCTCCTCCTAAAATAGCCCCTCCTACCTTTATTTTATGAGGATTTTCCTTGATATAAAGCCCTGTTTTTTGAATTGCCTCAAACAATTCATCCCTTCTTATCTCTTTCCTTGTTATCCTCTTTATCCTTGGCATAATAATTCAACCTCAGCAAAAATTTAAATCTCTATAAATTCTTCTATAGGAAGTATAGTTTCCCTTTTAGCCTTTTTACCAGAAAGATATACAGCATTGAAATCTTCCTCAATCTTCCTTAAAGTTTCTGCAGAGAAATACTGTTCTTGACAATATTCACATTCCTCACAGGGAACATTATTTACCACAAGGAAACGGTCATTATGTTTGTAGATATATTGGACATACCTTCCTCTAAAATTTTTGTTCCCACAAAAATTACAAACCTTCATTTTTCACTCCTTTCATAAGGTGTTTTAAATTTTGGTGGACGAGGTATATACACAGTTATTATCACCAACCAATCTCCTCTTCTACCACAAACGATATGTATTGGTTTTCCTGTTTCTGTAAATCCTACAACCAAGCAGCTTTCTCCCCTTCCTGTATCTTCATATTGTTCTAATATTCTACCTCTCATTAAGGCTTCCTCAATCTCTGCAATTGCAAGATTATCATTTTGTCTTTCCCAATCTCCATGTTTTGAAAAGTAATACTCACCTTTTATAATCCGTTCAAATATCCACTTTATTTCAAACATGCCATTTAAAGCAAAGTTCTATTTTTTCTCTTTTCACATCAATTTTTCTATAATTGTCTGAAACCTTCCATCTACCTTCTCTCTTAAATTCTCTGCTTTTTCCATTATCTCCCTTTTTTGTTTTTCTGTTTCCTCCATAACCATTTTTATTAGCTCCTCTTTGCTTATATCTTTATCCTTTGGGATAAGGCTTATAATGTATTTCAGGGTAGCCTCATCAAGACCTGTAAGCTTGTTAGCAATTATATCTTTAGCACTTTCTTCTACCAAAGCAGGCACTTGTGCCTCTTGTGGTGGCACCTCTTCAAAACCCTGTGCAGGAGAAGGAGGAAAAAATGGAAATCCTCCATAGCTAGACTCTTCTTCTACCTTCTCTTGTGCTGGAGGAGGAAATTCAAATTGCTCCTCCTTTTTTTCTGGTATAGATGGATAAAATCCCTCTTCCCTTTCCATTTGAGGCACTGGAAAGCGAAAATCCTCAGTTTTTCTTGTCTTTACACCAAGACGCTCTATTATTTGAGAAACAGCTGGTTGACCAATTTGACCCAAAGCTGTTGTAACTGCCTTGCTTACCCTAGGGTCAGAATCTGCTAGTGACCTTGTTAAAGCAGGGATTGCCTCCTTGCTTCCAATTTTACCAAGGGAAATTGCAGCAGATTGCCTGATATACCACTCGTTATCCTTAAGCCTTTCAATTATTGCAGGAACAGCCTTTCTATCCCCTATCTCACCTAATGCTGTAACATATGCCTTCCTTACATATGGATGGTAATCTCCAACAACAGTTAAGGCTTTGATAAGGGCAGTAGAAGCATCAGCATCCTTTGTTTGACCAAGTGCTAATGCAGATGCCTCTCTTACATACCATTTATCATCCTCAAGGGCGTTCATCAAATGACCGACAGCATCCTTTCCAATCTTTCCCAAGCTAATAGTAGCTGCCTCACGAACATAGGGATGGCTATCAGAGAGTGCTTTCATAAGATGTGGAATAGCTCCCTTTCCAATTGAGCCTAGTGCATTAGCTGCTCCCTCTCTTACATAAAGGTTTCCATCGCCCAATGCCCTGGTAAGTCTAACAATACCTGGTTCTCCTATCCTTATCAATGCTTGAATAGATGAATGACGAACATACGGATGGTTATCGCCAAGCCTCTCTATCAATGGAGCAACCAAATCAGGATTTTTTAGCTGTCCAGCAGCAATTGCAGCTGTTTCCCTTATAAATGCATTTGGGCTTGAAAGGGATGATATAAGAACAGGAACAACAGCCTCTCCCATTTTGGCAAGGGATGTGGCACATGCAACCCTTATATTTTTATTTGGAGCATTCATAACTGTTGTAAGTGCTGAAATGGTTTCTGGTTTTGCCAGGTCTCCTAATGTAAGGATACAAGCTGATTTTACACCTTCATCCTCTTCAATGACAAGCCTTTTAGCCAAAGCACCTGCTTCGCTTTCTGCCTTTAAGTCTTTTAAAACAATAACTGCTGTTGCCCTAACGCTTGGATTTTCATCCTGCAGGGCTTTAACAATGCTTGGTATGGCATCCTCCTCTTCCATCTC
This DNA window, taken from bacterium, encodes the following:
- a CDS encoding glycosyltransferase codes for the protein MKVIVFSIRAGMGHIKAGEAICSAINTLDGNSAKSYILLENTILGWFINFSYLWMARHARWLWSLLYKQKIFYSNTGYIDKGIKNEVLRIIGAEKPDCVCSTHPFITSGISRIKNRNFKIISIATDFDCHPIGIKGNVDLFIVPHKSTKELLLKMEIEEEKIKVIGIPISLKFSKNSNGKKDDFGFNKHPIILEMGGGYGLGHIERFIPQLAKDRELFQVIVIAGKNKGLKKRLEVSLKKYGISGRVFGFVDNVYELMEISDIIIGKPGGVGIMEASSKGLPIVITEVVPGQEEANAKILIDEGVAIMPKYNDIPDVLKELLQNKEKIKEMKENALKFSKPYASLDIAKAILKEG
- a CDS encoding radical SAM protein — translated: MEHLLPAYLNLSDDDFLRKKDALYEILKECRLCPRKCRVNRIKGEIGYCKAPKDLIVSSVSPHFGEEDELVGENGSGTIFFSHCSLRCIFCQNYEISHFGYGKEITENELALKMIFLQKIGCHNINLVTPTHYVPQIVSAIYLASKNGLSIPIVYNSSGYERVETLKFLCGIIDIYMPDMKYSEREPASVYSNAPDYFEVSKSAIKEMHNQVGDLIVEKEIAKKGLLIRHLVLPNNEAGTHNILEFIASLSKDTYINIMDQYRPLYQANRFPKIARTIKYDEYQKAISEAKRVGLYRGF
- a CDS encoding YgiT-type zinc finger protein — encoded protein: MKVCNFCGNKNFRGRYVQYIYKHNDRFLVVNNVPCEECEYCQEQYFSAETLRKIEEDFNAVYLSGKKAKRETILPIEEFIEI
- a CDS encoding DUF4258 domain-containing protein, which produces MFEIKWIFERIIKGEYYFSKHGDWERQNDNLAIAEIEEALMRGRILEQYEDTGRGESCLVVGFTETGKPIHIVCGRRGDWLVIITVYIPRPPKFKTPYERSEK
- a CDS encoding HEAT repeat domain-containing protein; the protein is MPEVIKIGEIMPQLKDEKLNIRQAAALALGHIGEPAIPELISTLSDGQKEVRSAAVFALTQIGKKAIPALIDVLQNSGDRNTSLAALETIGLIKASEAVDIVSQRLADPDKFIRRQAAITLGQIENQSAIEPLKNALNDDEPIVRQAVVVSLGQIGNDNVADYLISRLSDFSKPVVSAACVSLGRIKSEKAVIPLSHLLKDQDPSLRESAIVALGRIGKSSIKFLVNSLNDTDPSVRKAVGKALGRIGKPAVSIVIKKTKDDNPETRSSALIALAEMEEEDAIPSIVKALQDENPSVRATAVIVLKDLKAESEAGALAKRLVIEEDEGVKSACILTLGDLAKPETISALTTVMNAPNKNIRVACATSLAKMGEAVVPVLISSLSSPNAFIRETAAIAAGQLKNPDLVAPLIERLGDNHPYVRHSSIQALIRIGEPGIVRLTRALGDGNLYVREGAANALGSIGKGAIPHLMKALSDSHPYVREAATISLGKIGKDAVGHLMNALEDDKWYVREASALALGQTKDADASTALIKALTVVGDYHPYVRKAYVTALGEIGDRKAVPAIIERLKDNEWYIRQSAAISLGKIGSKEAIPALTRSLADSDPRVSKAVTTALGQIGQPAVSQIIERLGVKTRKTEDFRFPVPQMEREEGFYPSIPEKKEEQFEFPPPAQEKVEEESSYGGFPFFPPSPAQGFEEVPPQEAQVPALVEESAKDIIANKLTGLDEATLKYIISLIPKDKDISKEELIKMVMEETEKQKREIMEKAENLREKVDGRFQTIIEKLM